A region from the Pelodiscus sinensis isolate JC-2024 chromosome 11, ASM4963464v1, whole genome shotgun sequence genome encodes:
- the INKA1 gene encoding PAK4-inhibitor INKA1 isoform X5, with product MQCMMRTLHEMKRTPGSAPHLGPPEVAPTPLGPCWQQPVENRASAVSEADSACCLELPEEEERAPPASERSLEFDSGYSEASGGTWQEEERPVLRRHPLPPCQRAHRLSTGAFLRSSPSQGPGRQVRPKSASDACLEQWRVLEPADAQDWTVALLSQSRNRQPLVLGDNSFADLVENWMDLPEEGPSPPWPPPELPRRLAKPHGFLLSLSGNVRRKLASLARPKGAPAPRPAGREFLSSQRLSGPGAPTGPAQGPLFHQSHSDVPHLRTDCAHIAALLNSRSRQPIICNDTIGYI from the coding sequence ATGCAGTGCATGATGCGGACTCTCCATGAGATGAAGCGGACTCCAGGCTCAGCCCCACACCTGGGCCCCCCTGAGGTGGCACCaacgcccctggggccctgctggcagcAGCCTGTGGAGAACCGGGCATCTGCGGTCTCGGAGGCCGACTCGGCCTGCTGCCTCGAgctgccggaggaggaggagcgcgCGCCACCAGCCAGCGAGAGGAGCCTGGAGTTCGACTCCGGCTACTCGGAGGCCTCGGGGGGCacgtggcaggaggaggagaggccgGTGCTGCGcaggcaccccctgcccccctgccagcggGCACACAGGCTCTCCACGGGGGCTTTTCTCCGCAGCAGCCCCAGTCAGGGCCCTGGCCGGCAGGTCCGGCCCAAATCCGCCTCGGACGCCTGCCTGGAGCAGTGGCGGGTGCTGGAGCCGGCCGATGCGCAGGACTGGACTGTGGCGCTGCTCTCGCAGAGCCGCAACCGCCAGCCGCTCGTGCTGGGCGACAACAGCTTCGCCGACCTGGTGGAGAACTGGATGGACCTGCCCGAGGAGGGGCCCTCACCTCCCTGGCCCCCCCCGGAGCTGCCGCGCCGGCTGGCCAAGCCCCACGGCTTCCTGCTCAGCCTCTCCGGCAACGTGCGGCGCAAGCTGGCCAGCCTGGCGCGCCCCAAGGgggcccctgccccacggcccgcTGGGCGCGAGTTCCTCAGCAGCCAGCGCCTCTCCGGCCCCGGGGCCCCCACGGGGCCAGCCCAGGGGCCCCTCTTCCACCAGTCGCACAGCGACGTGCCCCATCTCCGCACGGACTGCGCCCACATTGCCGCCCTCTTGAACAGTCGCAGCCGCCAGCCAATCATCTGCAACGACACCATTGGCTACatctag
- the INKA1 gene encoding PAK4-inhibitor INKA1 isoform X1, with amino-acid sequence MPSPGRRCCSCRDHCPGPAWCPQHRRTGCGRRRGDRDSAPSWPHCLGAQSLVSHLGAALGLCLREAGDTLRDQMQCMMRTLHEMKRTPGSAPHLGPPEVAPTPLGPCWQQPVENRASAVSEADSACCLELPEEEERAPPASERSLEFDSGYSEASGGTWQEEERPVLRRHPLPPCQRAHRLSTGAFLRSSPSQGPGRQVRPKSASDACLEQWRVLEPADAQDWTVALLSQSRNRQPLVLGDNSFADLVENWMDLPEEGPSPPWPPPELPRRLAKPHGFLLSLSGNVRRKLASLARPKGAPAPRPAGREFLSSQRLSGPGAPTGPAQGPLFHQSHSDVPHLRTDCAHIAALLNSRSRQPIICNDTIGYI; translated from the exons aTGCCCAGCCCAGGCAGacgctgctgcagctgcagagacCACTGCCCGGGCCCAGCCTGGTGCCCTCAGCACCGCAGGACGGGCTGTGGCcgccggagaggagacagggactcagcccccagctggcctcaCTGCCTGGGAGCCCAGAGCCTAGTGAGTCATctgggagctgccctgggg ctgtgcTTGCGGGAGGCAGGGGACACGCTGCGGGACCAGATGCAGTGCATGATGCGGACTCTCCATGAGATGAAGCGGACTCCAGGCTCAGCCCCACACCTGGGCCCCCCTGAGGTGGCACCaacgcccctggggccctgctggcagcAGCCTGTGGAGAACCGGGCATCTGCGGTCTCGGAGGCCGACTCGGCCTGCTGCCTCGAgctgccggaggaggaggagcgcgCGCCACCAGCCAGCGAGAGGAGCCTGGAGTTCGACTCCGGCTACTCGGAGGCCTCGGGGGGCacgtggcaggaggaggagaggccgGTGCTGCGcaggcaccccctgcccccctgccagcggGCACACAGGCTCTCCACGGGGGCTTTTCTCCGCAGCAGCCCCAGTCAGGGCCCTGGCCGGCAGGTCCGGCCCAAATCCGCCTCGGACGCCTGCCTGGAGCAGTGGCGGGTGCTGGAGCCGGCCGATGCGCAGGACTGGACTGTGGCGCTGCTCTCGCAGAGCCGCAACCGCCAGCCGCTCGTGCTGGGCGACAACAGCTTCGCCGACCTGGTGGAGAACTGGATGGACCTGCCCGAGGAGGGGCCCTCACCTCCCTGGCCCCCCCCGGAGCTGCCGCGCCGGCTGGCCAAGCCCCACGGCTTCCTGCTCAGCCTCTCCGGCAACGTGCGGCGCAAGCTGGCCAGCCTGGCGCGCCCCAAGGgggcccctgccccacggcccgcTGGGCGCGAGTTCCTCAGCAGCCAGCGCCTCTCCGGCCCCGGGGCCCCCACGGGGCCAGCCCAGGGGCCCCTCTTCCACCAGTCGCACAGCGACGTGCCCCATCTCCGCACGGACTGCGCCCACATTGCCGCCCTCTTGAACAGTCGCAGCCGCCAGCCAATCATCTGCAACGACACCATTGGCTACatctag
- the INKA1 gene encoding PAK4-inhibitor INKA1 isoform X2 gives MPSPGRRCCSCRDHCPGPAWCPQHRRTGCGRRRGDRDSAPSWPHCLGAQSLLCLREAGDTLRDQMQCMMRTLHEMKRTPGSAPHLGPPEVAPTPLGPCWQQPVENRASAVSEADSACCLELPEEEERAPPASERSLEFDSGYSEASGGTWQEEERPVLRRHPLPPCQRAHRLSTGAFLRSSPSQGPGRQVRPKSASDACLEQWRVLEPADAQDWTVALLSQSRNRQPLVLGDNSFADLVENWMDLPEEGPSPPWPPPELPRRLAKPHGFLLSLSGNVRRKLASLARPKGAPAPRPAGREFLSSQRLSGPGAPTGPAQGPLFHQSHSDVPHLRTDCAHIAALLNSRSRQPIICNDTIGYI, from the exons aTGCCCAGCCCAGGCAGacgctgctgcagctgcagagacCACTGCCCGGGCCCAGCCTGGTGCCCTCAGCACCGCAGGACGGGCTGTGGCcgccggagaggagacagggactcagcccccagctggcctcaCTGCCTGGGAGCCCAGAGCCTA ctgtgcTTGCGGGAGGCAGGGGACACGCTGCGGGACCAGATGCAGTGCATGATGCGGACTCTCCATGAGATGAAGCGGACTCCAGGCTCAGCCCCACACCTGGGCCCCCCTGAGGTGGCACCaacgcccctggggccctgctggcagcAGCCTGTGGAGAACCGGGCATCTGCGGTCTCGGAGGCCGACTCGGCCTGCTGCCTCGAgctgccggaggaggaggagcgcgCGCCACCAGCCAGCGAGAGGAGCCTGGAGTTCGACTCCGGCTACTCGGAGGCCTCGGGGGGCacgtggcaggaggaggagaggccgGTGCTGCGcaggcaccccctgcccccctgccagcggGCACACAGGCTCTCCACGGGGGCTTTTCTCCGCAGCAGCCCCAGTCAGGGCCCTGGCCGGCAGGTCCGGCCCAAATCCGCCTCGGACGCCTGCCTGGAGCAGTGGCGGGTGCTGGAGCCGGCCGATGCGCAGGACTGGACTGTGGCGCTGCTCTCGCAGAGCCGCAACCGCCAGCCGCTCGTGCTGGGCGACAACAGCTTCGCCGACCTGGTGGAGAACTGGATGGACCTGCCCGAGGAGGGGCCCTCACCTCCCTGGCCCCCCCCGGAGCTGCCGCGCCGGCTGGCCAAGCCCCACGGCTTCCTGCTCAGCCTCTCCGGCAACGTGCGGCGCAAGCTGGCCAGCCTGGCGCGCCCCAAGGgggcccctgccccacggcccgcTGGGCGCGAGTTCCTCAGCAGCCAGCGCCTCTCCGGCCCCGGGGCCCCCACGGGGCCAGCCCAGGGGCCCCTCTTCCACCAGTCGCACAGCGACGTGCCCCATCTCCGCACGGACTGCGCCCACATTGCCGCCCTCTTGAACAGTCGCAGCCGCCAGCCAATCATCTGCAACGACACCATTGGCTACatctag
- the INKA1 gene encoding PAK4-inhibitor INKA1 isoform X4 — protein MRRARLDASLGRLRAELCLREAGDTLRDQMQCMMRTLHEMKRTPGSAPHLGPPEVAPTPLGPCWQQPVENRASAVSEADSACCLELPEEEERAPPASERSLEFDSGYSEASGGTWQEEERPVLRRHPLPPCQRAHRLSTGAFLRSSPSQGPGRQVRPKSASDACLEQWRVLEPADAQDWTVALLSQSRNRQPLVLGDNSFADLVENWMDLPEEGPSPPWPPPELPRRLAKPHGFLLSLSGNVRRKLASLARPKGAPAPRPAGREFLSSQRLSGPGAPTGPAQGPLFHQSHSDVPHLRTDCAHIAALLNSRSRQPIICNDTIGYI, from the coding sequence ctgtgcTTGCGGGAGGCAGGGGACACGCTGCGGGACCAGATGCAGTGCATGATGCGGACTCTCCATGAGATGAAGCGGACTCCAGGCTCAGCCCCACACCTGGGCCCCCCTGAGGTGGCACCaacgcccctggggccctgctggcagcAGCCTGTGGAGAACCGGGCATCTGCGGTCTCGGAGGCCGACTCGGCCTGCTGCCTCGAgctgccggaggaggaggagcgcgCGCCACCAGCCAGCGAGAGGAGCCTGGAGTTCGACTCCGGCTACTCGGAGGCCTCGGGGGGCacgtggcaggaggaggagaggccgGTGCTGCGcaggcaccccctgcccccctgccagcggGCACACAGGCTCTCCACGGGGGCTTTTCTCCGCAGCAGCCCCAGTCAGGGCCCTGGCCGGCAGGTCCGGCCCAAATCCGCCTCGGACGCCTGCCTGGAGCAGTGGCGGGTGCTGGAGCCGGCCGATGCGCAGGACTGGACTGTGGCGCTGCTCTCGCAGAGCCGCAACCGCCAGCCGCTCGTGCTGGGCGACAACAGCTTCGCCGACCTGGTGGAGAACTGGATGGACCTGCCCGAGGAGGGGCCCTCACCTCCCTGGCCCCCCCCGGAGCTGCCGCGCCGGCTGGCCAAGCCCCACGGCTTCCTGCTCAGCCTCTCCGGCAACGTGCGGCGCAAGCTGGCCAGCCTGGCGCGCCCCAAGGgggcccctgccccacggcccgcTGGGCGCGAGTTCCTCAGCAGCCAGCGCCTCTCCGGCCCCGGGGCCCCCACGGGGCCAGCCCAGGGGCCCCTCTTCCACCAGTCGCACAGCGACGTGCCCCATCTCCGCACGGACTGCGCCCACATTGCCGCCCTCTTGAACAGTCGCAGCCGCCAGCCAATCATCTGCAACGACACCATTGGCTACatctag
- the INKA1 gene encoding PAK4-inhibitor INKA1 isoform X3, whose protein sequence is MRRARLDASLGRLRAEVLCLREAGDTLRDQMQCMMRTLHEMKRTPGSAPHLGPPEVAPTPLGPCWQQPVENRASAVSEADSACCLELPEEEERAPPASERSLEFDSGYSEASGGTWQEEERPVLRRHPLPPCQRAHRLSTGAFLRSSPSQGPGRQVRPKSASDACLEQWRVLEPADAQDWTVALLSQSRNRQPLVLGDNSFADLVENWMDLPEEGPSPPWPPPELPRRLAKPHGFLLSLSGNVRRKLASLARPKGAPAPRPAGREFLSSQRLSGPGAPTGPAQGPLFHQSHSDVPHLRTDCAHIAALLNSRSRQPIICNDTIGYI, encoded by the coding sequence ctgtgcTTGCGGGAGGCAGGGGACACGCTGCGGGACCAGATGCAGTGCATGATGCGGACTCTCCATGAGATGAAGCGGACTCCAGGCTCAGCCCCACACCTGGGCCCCCCTGAGGTGGCACCaacgcccctggggccctgctggcagcAGCCTGTGGAGAACCGGGCATCTGCGGTCTCGGAGGCCGACTCGGCCTGCTGCCTCGAgctgccggaggaggaggagcgcgCGCCACCAGCCAGCGAGAGGAGCCTGGAGTTCGACTCCGGCTACTCGGAGGCCTCGGGGGGCacgtggcaggaggaggagaggccgGTGCTGCGcaggcaccccctgcccccctgccagcggGCACACAGGCTCTCCACGGGGGCTTTTCTCCGCAGCAGCCCCAGTCAGGGCCCTGGCCGGCAGGTCCGGCCCAAATCCGCCTCGGACGCCTGCCTGGAGCAGTGGCGGGTGCTGGAGCCGGCCGATGCGCAGGACTGGACTGTGGCGCTGCTCTCGCAGAGCCGCAACCGCCAGCCGCTCGTGCTGGGCGACAACAGCTTCGCCGACCTGGTGGAGAACTGGATGGACCTGCCCGAGGAGGGGCCCTCACCTCCCTGGCCCCCCCCGGAGCTGCCGCGCCGGCTGGCCAAGCCCCACGGCTTCCTGCTCAGCCTCTCCGGCAACGTGCGGCGCAAGCTGGCCAGCCTGGCGCGCCCCAAGGgggcccctgccccacggcccgcTGGGCGCGAGTTCCTCAGCAGCCAGCGCCTCTCCGGCCCCGGGGCCCCCACGGGGCCAGCCCAGGGGCCCCTCTTCCACCAGTCGCACAGCGACGTGCCCCATCTCCGCACGGACTGCGCCCACATTGCCGCCCTCTTGAACAGTCGCAGCCGCCAGCCAATCATCTGCAACGACACCATTGGCTACatctag